The following is a genomic window from Ferrimicrobium sp..
GCGCCTTCGAGTCCCGGACCGGTATCGCACACGGTAAGCCGAACCTTCCGATCCCACTCGAGCAGTGCGATCGTCTCGTCGGTGTTGCCAAACAGGTCAGCGATCTCCTTCGCGGTACGCGCTCCTGTGGGCAGTGGCGCCTGTTTTGGAGTGATCTCGACGCGAACGACGACGGTTGCGCTCGGAGGCGTATGGGTGCGTACATTTGAGAGCAGGTTGGTGATCACTTGGGTGAGGCGATGCTCGTCGCCAAGTACGAGAGCTTCTGGCGGTATCACGAGGTCAATCTTGCGCTCTGGTTCTACAGCGGCGGCGTCCATCACCGCCGCTTTGGCTAGCTTCGCCAGATCGACTGGTGCCAGCGACAGTGGTCGATTTTCGTCCATGCGGGCCAGAAGCAGGAGGTCCTCGATGAGGGCGGCCATACGGCTAGCTTCTGATTGGATGCGCTCCATGGCCAGTGGCGTATCCTTCACTTGATCCAATGCGCCATCAAGATAGAGCTCTGCATAGCCCTTGATGCTGGTCAACGGTGTCCGCAGCTCATGACTGACGTCAGCGATGAATTGGCGAAGCCGTGTTTGAGAGCCCTGAGAATTTGTGTAGGCGTCTTGCAGTCGTTCGAGCATGGTGTTTAACGTGTCGGCGAGGCTGGCAATCTCTTGTGGACCATCGTCGTCCACTCGTGCCATCGAATCGCCTGCAGTGATTCCTCGCGCTTGGGAGCGCATGCGCTCAAGTGGGCTTAGTCCGATCCGAATCGAGATTGCTCCAGCGAGCCCTAACGCTAAGAGCACACCCAAGGAGACAAAGAGCTCGGCAAGTTCCAGGCGACCCAAGGTGCTCGTAACCGAGCTCAATGGGATGGATAAGATCATCGTTGCATCAAGAGCCGGGTCGCGAGCTGCGAGCACTCGATAGGAATAGTCTGATTTCGGCAGTTCGATCGTGATGGGATGTCCCACAGGGACGTCGACGCGCTGATCACCCGGCTTGCCACTGGCAACCGCTGGGGGAGGTTCGGAAACGGAGTTTGAGAACTGACCGATGACGGATGTCCCGTTAGAGAAGATGAGTTCGCCGTAGCTACCCTGGGGCAGTGAGACGAGACCGGCGAAGGTCGAATCACCGTACACACTGGTGTGCAGCAGTTCCCTGGCGGCCAGTGGGATGTCGCTGGTGAGTTGGGAGTCGACGCGGGTTATGAGAAAAGAGCGGAGTGCTGTAACCGTCGTGAAGTCGATCGCCAAGGTGCCAACGACCAGTGTTGCGAGTGTGATGATTAGCAGCCGAGCTCGAAGGGAGAGTTTCGGTTTCGGTCTAGGCACAGTTCCCGGCTCGGATTTCAGGATTCGCGCGCCTCAGGCGCTCGTAGGCTGTAGCCAACACCCCTGATCGTTTTGATCATTGGCGGACCATACTGGTCGAGCTTCTTGCGCAGGTAGCTGATGTAGGTTTCGACGATATTGGCATCGCCACCGAAGTCGTACTCCCAGACATGGTCGAGGATCTGTGTCTTGGAGACGACCTTGTTGGCATTAAGCATCAAAAAACGCAGCAACTTGAATTCGGTCGCAGTGAGCTCCACAGGCTTGCCGGCGCGGAGCACCTCGTGGGTTTCGTCATCTAACGTGAGATCGTGAAACGTCTGGCGAGAGACCTCGGCCGGTCCACCACCAGTTCTGCGCAGGACCGCCTCGATGCGCGCGGTGAGCTCGGCGAGCGAAAACGGCTTGGTGATGTAGTCGTCGGAGCCGAGTCGAAGGCCTTCGACGCGATCTTCGATGGAGTCACGGGCGGTTAGGAACAGGATGGGCGTGTCATCGCGCTCTTCGCGAAGTCGTTTGACAACCTGAAAGCCGTCGAGGCCAGGCATCATGACGTCCAGGACAATAAGGTCGGGCCGAAACGATTTGGTCAGCTCCAATGCCTCGCGTCCGGAGGCAGCGATGTTGACCTCGTAGCCTTCGAAGTTGAGTGCCATCTGGAGCAGCTCCGTTATGGGGAGCTCATCATCGACGACGAGCACGCGCTTGTCCTTCGATGGCCGTCCCTGTGTCGATGTCATGCATTCTCCTTGCGTTGATGATAGCCGAGCAAGATCAACCGCTAAGCATCGAGGCTGATGCGGCGCAGTTGTGCACCGGTGAGCGCGATGACACCGCCAACTGGGGGCGGTTGGCGGTGTCATTGGATTGATAACCGTGATGCGGTTTCGTCATCTAAGCTGCTGGTGCGTTGCCTAGGGTGATGGTTAGGGTAGATATACCAGACTGAGATAGTACCTTGAGCGT
Proteins encoded in this region:
- a CDS encoding HAMP domain-containing histidine kinase; protein product: MPRPKPKLSLRARLLIITLATLVVGTLAIDFTTVTALRSFLITRVDSQLTSDIPLAARELLHTSVYGDSTFAGLVSLPQGSYGELIFSNGTSVIGQFSNSVSEPPPAVASGKPGDQRVDVPVGHPITIELPKSDYSYRVLAARDPALDATMILSIPLSSVTSTLGRLELAELFVSLGVLLALGLAGAISIRIGLSPLERMRSQARGITAGDSMARVDDDGPQEIASLADTLNTMLERLQDAYTNSQGSQTRLRQFIADVSHELRTPLTSIKGYAELYLDGALDQVKDTPLAMERIQSEASRMAALIEDLLLLARMDENRPLSLAPVDLAKLAKAAVMDAAAVEPERKIDLVIPPEALVLGDEHRLTQVITNLLSNVRTHTPPSATVVVRVEITPKQAPLPTGARTAKEIADLFGNTDETIALLEWDRKVRLTVCDTGPGLEGAQLDRVFERFYRSDESRSRSRGGAGLGLSLVAAITHAHGGTAWVASPGLGRGSCFGVDLPMLEMDTGDEAIAQHGTTSPVETTARNSTPWRIGSRRDRTKSD
- a CDS encoding response regulator transcription factor, which encodes MTSTQGRPSKDKRVLVVDDELPITELLQMALNFEGYEVNIAASGREALELTKSFRPDLIVLDVMMPGLDGFQVVKRLREERDDTPILFLTARDSIEDRVEGLRLGSDDYITKPFSLAELTARIEAVLRRTGGGPAEVSRQTFHDLTLDDETHEVLRAGKPVELTATEFKLLRFLMLNANKVVSKTQILDHVWEYDFGGDANIVETYISYLRKKLDQYGPPMIKTIRGVGYSLRAPEARES